Sequence from the Fibrobacter sp. UWR4 genome:
GATGGTGTCGTGGATGGTGTCCTTGACAACGATGGTTGTCTTGACGGTATCAATAGTCTTGATCACTTCAGTTGCGGAAACGGTGTCATAGACGGTTACCACTTCGGTAACCTTGACGGTGTCTGGGACCTTGATGACTTCGGAAACTTTAATGGTGTCTTGTTCCTTCACAACTTCCGTTACAAGCAAAGTGTCGATTTCGGAAATTTCATGTCCATCGGAATCATAGTACTTGGTAACTTCGTCACCGCAAGCAGTAAGACCGAATGTAATGGCAGCAGCAAAGCCTGCCATTCTAAGGGATAGATGGCTCTTTTTCATTTTTTTCTCCAGATGTGTTTTTTTTTTGATTGTTAGTTTTTGATAATTACTTTCTTTTTGACGGGATAGGTTATGGTCAAAATGTCTTGGAGTCCTTCTGTGTAGACCAGGGTTTTATCATTCATTACAAGAATCATCTGGAATTTTTCATGATTCTTTTTATAAAAGTCAATGGCCTTTTCTTTACCCATTACAAACAGGGTCGTAGATAAGGCGTCGGCGTACATGCCGGATTCTGCGATTATGGTAACGGAGGCAAGATCGTTATCTACAGGCTTGCCAGTTTTGCTGTCAAAAATATGGATGTATCTTTTCCCGTTTTCCTCGAAATAACGCTCGTATCCACCGCTGGTTATGACAGCCTTGTTGCAAATGGCGATTCCGCCAATAGGGGCATCTCCCCAGGGATTGGTAATGCCTACTTTCCAAGGGCTTCCATCAGGCTTGCTGCCTAAAGTCTGAACGTTTCCGCCTAGGTCCATTATGGCGGATGTTATTTCCTTTTCCTTCAATAATTGAATGGCCTGGTCTCCTGCGAAGCCTTTGCCTATGGCTCCCATGTCCATCATCATTCCGTTTTTCATGGTCACGATTGCCGAGTTGTTGTTTTGATATGAAAGGGAGACCTTGTTGAAATCGGTGGCGGTAAGGGCTTCCTTGATTTCCGTATCCGAAGGAACTCTATATTTTTCGGTGGTGAATCCCCATAAATGGATGATGGGGAATAGTGTTGGATTGAAGGCCCCGTCCGTTTCTTTGGCAATGCTTAAAGAAAAAGAAATCAGGTTGGCGATCTGCGCGGGTGTTTCTACGGATTTTTCTTCGCCTTCGTTAAGGTGATTGAGTTTATAGATGTAGCTGCCTTCTTTTGTGGTGGATATTTGCGTTTCTATGTTTGCGATCAGGGCCTCTACGGCATCGTTGGCTTTTTCTGTGTCTGTACCGAAACTTTTTAGCGACATGAATGTGTTCATGGCCTCAAAGGATTTTGCGGATTCCGTTGATTTTGGTGTGTTGGCAGAATCGTCTTTTTGACAGGCGATGAAAATCAAGAAACAAAGGCTTATAAAAAGGAATCTTGCTGGAATCATAATTTTAGACTAAGCTAATATAATAAGTTATAGCTAACTTTTAAAGGGGGTTGCAAGAAAAAAGTTAAAAAAGGCTAACTTTGGAGCGGGGTATGCTGAATGGGTCTGTTGGTTTAAGTTTGGTTGCCGTCAAAAATCAAATTTTTTAAGTTTGTGCCATACGGGAGCTGGTAAAACCGGCTGAGAGTGCAATTGACGTGGGTCTGATTGCTTACCGCACCTGATTTGGATAATGCCAACGGAGGTAAAATGATTAAAGTCAATGGCATTGACATCGAAGCCGACGGAACCATTTTTGCGGGTAAGTCTGTCGCAGAATATTTGTCCACCACAAATTATGACTGTAAGCGCATTGCAGTAGAACGCAATGGCGATATTGTGCCTAAGGCCAAGTACGGTGAAACGCTGCTTGCCGAAGGGGATTCTCTTGAAGTTGTAAGCTTTGTGGGGGGTGGTTAATGTCCGCAGATTGTGTACAGCGCGCCCCTACCAGGGAAGAAATGCTGGCTGCATTGGTTGTTCGCCAGGGTGAAGAGAATGTCAAAAAGCTGCAGGCGGCCACGGTGGCGGTCTGCGGTTTGGGCGGTCTCGGTTCCAACGTGGCTATCGCTTTGGCGCGTGCTGGGGTTGGTCGCTTGGTGCTTGTGGATTTTGACTGCGTGGACGTGACCAACTTGCATCGTCAGCAGTACAAGGCCTGCCAGGTGGGAATGCCCAAGGCTGTTGCGCTGCCTGAGAATCTACGGGAGATTGCGCCCTACATCGAACTGGAATCCCATCAGGTTCGCGTGACAGAAGAAAATGTTATGGAACTGGTAGGGAAGGCCGACGTAGTTTGCGAGGCTTTTGATAATGCAGAAGCCAAGGCCATGCTGGTGAATGCCGCCTTGGAAAATGGCAAGGTGCTGGTGGCGGCCTCCGGGATGGCTGGCTTCGGTGATGCAAATTCCATCCAGACCCGCCGCGTGTCAAAGAATTTTTATTTGTGTGGCGATGGCGTCAGCGACGTGAATGCTGGAATCGGGCTGGTGGCCCCTCGCGTCATGGCTTGCGCCGCCCACGAGGCACAGACAGTAGTGCGAATCATCTGCGGCCTTGAGCCAAAGTAGTCCCACTTTTTTATTTTTTTATTAAATGAAATTGAAGTATTGTCTGCTTCAAAGCGTCTGCAATCTAGCCCCTAGCCCCTAAACCCTAGCCCCTAATATATGGAAAACGATAAACTGGTTCTTGGCGGTCATGAGTTCAACTCCCGCTTTATTCTCGGTTCTGGCAAGTACTCCCTGAAGCTTATTGAAGCTGCGGTGCAGTACGCCGGTGCAGAAATCATTACCTGCGCTGTTCGCCGTGCCAATACCAAGGAACACGAAAACATCCTGGATTACATTCCCAAGAGTGCAACCCTGCTGCCCAATACTTCTGGTGCCCGCAATGCTGACGAAGCGGTTCGTATTGCTCGCCTTGCCCGCGAACTGGGCTGCGGCGATTTCGTGAAGATTGAAATCATGCGCGACTCCAAGTACTTGCTGCCGGACAATTACGAAACCATCAAGGCTACCGAAATTCTTGCTAAGGAAGGTTTCGTGGTATTGCCTTACATGCACGCCGACTTGAACGTGGCACGCGACCTGGTGAATGCAGGTGCCGCTGCTGTTATGCCTCTGGCTGCTCCCATCGGTTCCAACCGCGGTCTTTCCGCCAAGGATTTCATCCAGATCCTTATCGACGAAATCGAGCTTCCCATTATCGTAGACGCCGGTATCGGTAAGCCGTCCCAGGCTTGCGAAGCTATGGAAATGGGCGCAGCCGCTGTGATGGCTAATACCGCTCTTGCTACTGCAGGAGACTTGCCTCGCATGGCCGCCGCCTTCAAGTCCGCCATCGAAGCTGGCCGCAACGCTTACCTCTCCGGTATGGGCCGCGTGCTGGTTCGTGGTGCCGCCGCCAGCGATCCCCTCACAGGATTCCTGAGAGACTAATTTAGTAGACAGTAGACGGTAGACAGTTTTTCTTTAGTAAGGCGCACTGGTGTGCGCAAAATTTTAGACAAACGACTTCCTACTTCCTACTAATAACTTCCTACTTCCTACTAATTATGAATAACTATCACGACGAACGATATTTTGTGGATTCCGATACCTTGTCTCCCGAGGCATTGGCCCGTAAGCACCGTATCGAAACAGATCCTTCCGCGCGCTCCAACCATATGGAGTATATGAAGGGCATGGAAGTCATCCAGTCCGACATTTATGGCAAGGTCATGGGGCATGTGGATTCCGTAGACTTCAGTAAGTACACTGCCCGTGATGTGCTGGCTGCTTTGGACCATCACACTTGTACCGTAGAAGATTTCAAGGCGCTCCTTTCTCCAGCTGCCGCTCCTTTCCTGGAAAAGATGGCACAGAAGGCAAAGCTGGAAACCAGCAAGCACTTTGGCAATACGGTGTACTTCTTTACTCCGCTATACATCGCCAACTACTGCGAAAACTACTGCGTCTATTGCGGCTTCAACTGCTACAACAAAATCAAGCGCATGCAGCTCTCCATGGAGCAGATCGAGCACGAAATGAAGGTCATCGCCGACAGCGGCATGGAAGAAGTGCTGATCCTTACCGGCGAAAGCCGCGCCAAGAGCAGCGTGGAATACATTGGCGAAGCCTGCAAGATTGCCCACAAGTATTTCCGTATGGTGGGGGTGGAAGTTTACCCTATGAACACCGACGAATACAAGTACCTCCATGAATGTGGGGTAGATTACGTGACGGTCTTCCAGGAAACCTACGACAAGGACCGCTACGAACAGCTTCACCTGCTGGGTCACAAGCGTATCTATCCGTACCGCTTCGACTCTCAGGAACGCGCCCTTATGGGTGGTATGCGCGGCTGCGGTTTCTCCGCATTGCTAGGCCTTTCCGACTTCCGCAAGGATGCCCTGGCTAGCGCGCTGCACGTATTCTATCTGCAGAAGAAGTATCCTCATGCAGAAATGAGCCTGTCTTGCCCCCGCCTTCGCCCCATCGTGAACAACGACAAGATTAACCCTCTTGACGTTCACGAAAAGGAACTTTGCCAGGTGCTGTGCGCATATCGCATTTTCATGCCTTTCGTTGGCATTACCGTCTCCAGCCGCGAATCCAAGGAATTCCGTAACGGCATCGTAAAGATTGCCGCCACCAAGGTTTCCGCAGGTGTATCTACCGGCGTTGGCGACCACGAGGAAAAGTACAAGGACAGCGACGACGAGGTTAAAACCAAGACCGCCGACGTAAACGCCGGCAAGAAAACCTCCGATGCCGAGGGCGATGAGCAGTTCGAAATCAACGACAACCGTAGTTTTAACGCCATGTACAAGGATATCAGCGGCGAGGGCCTCCAGCCGGTGCTAAATGACTATTTGTACGTGTAGTTTGAGCCATCGGGATGCAGTCGACTTGATTTTTATTTAGATTATTTGCGATGGAACAGGCGCTTTACTGGATTGCTTCTTTGACTTTCGCCATAATTCTGGCGATTATCTTGTGGCATGCCTATACTTACAAGAACGTGGCTTCCCCTGTAGATAAGGCTTACCGAATTCTTGTTTCCTGGTGCGTGTTCTTTTGCTTGCAGGATGCCCTGTGGGGAATTGCGGCCATGCCCGAAGTTGGCCATCCGTCGTTCCTTTTTGGGATCACTACCGGATTCCATATTTTTACGGTAATCACGGCGTACGTCTGGCTTCATTTTGTTCTGGTTTATCTGGGCAGCGAAATTCACCACAAAAGGCTTTACCGTGCGCTGGTTCTTTTGGCGGTTGTTTTTCAGACAGCCTTGGTAATAAGGAATATTTTCGTTCCCACCATCTTTACTATTGGCCCCAACAACGAATACCGATGCGAAGCCTTTAGGCAGGTTGCG
This genomic interval carries:
- a CDS encoding FAD:protein FMN transferase codes for the protein MIFIACQKDDSANTPKSTESAKSFEAMNTFMSLKSFGTDTEKANDAVEALIANIETQISTTKEGSYIYKLNHLNEGEEKSVETPAQIANLISFSLSIAKETDGAFNPTLFPIIHLWGFTTEKYRVPSDTEIKEALTATDFNKVSLSYQNNNSAIVTMKNGMMMDMGAIGKGFAGDQAIQLLKEKEITSAIMDLGGNVQTLGSKPDGSPWKVGITNPWGDAPIGGIAICNKAVITSGGYERYFEENGKRYIHIFDSKTGKPVDNDLASVTIIAESGMYADALSTTLFVMGKEKAIDFYKKNHEKFQMILVMNDKTLVYTEGLQDILTITYPVKKKVIIKN
- the thiS gene encoding sulfur carrier protein ThiS, producing the protein MIKVNGIDIEADGTIFAGKSVAEYLSTTNYDCKRIAVERNGDIVPKAKYGETLLAEGDSLEVVSFVGGG
- the thiF gene encoding thiamine biosynthesis protein ThiF; this translates as MSADCVQRAPTREEMLAALVVRQGEENVKKLQAATVAVCGLGGLGSNVAIALARAGVGRLVLVDFDCVDVTNLHRQQYKACQVGMPKAVALPENLREIAPYIELESHQVRVTEENVMELVGKADVVCEAFDNAEAKAMLVNAALENGKVLVAASGMAGFGDANSIQTRRVSKNFYLCGDGVSDVNAGIGLVAPRVMACAAHEAQTVVRIICGLEPK
- a CDS encoding thiazole synthase, producing MENDKLVLGGHEFNSRFILGSGKYSLKLIEAAVQYAGAEIITCAVRRANTKEHENILDYIPKSATLLPNTSGARNADEAVRIARLARELGCGDFVKIEIMRDSKYLLPDNYETIKATEILAKEGFVVLPYMHADLNVARDLVNAGAAAVMPLAAPIGSNRGLSAKDFIQILIDEIELPIIVDAGIGKPSQACEAMEMGAAAVMANTALATAGDLPRMAAAFKSAIEAGRNAYLSGMGRVLVRGAAASDPLTGFLRD
- the thiH gene encoding 2-iminoacetate synthase ThiH: MNNYHDERYFVDSDTLSPEALARKHRIETDPSARSNHMEYMKGMEVIQSDIYGKVMGHVDSVDFSKYTARDVLAALDHHTCTVEDFKALLSPAAAPFLEKMAQKAKLETSKHFGNTVYFFTPLYIANYCENYCVYCGFNCYNKIKRMQLSMEQIEHEMKVIADSGMEEVLILTGESRAKSSVEYIGEACKIAHKYFRMVGVEVYPMNTDEYKYLHECGVDYVTVFQETYDKDRYEQLHLLGHKRIYPYRFDSQERALMGGMRGCGFSALLGLSDFRKDALASALHVFYLQKKYPHAEMSLSCPRLRPIVNNDKINPLDVHEKELCQVLCAYRIFMPFVGITVSSRESKEFRNGIVKIAATKVSAGVSTGVGDHEEKYKDSDDEVKTKTADVNAGKKTSDAEGDEQFEINDNRSFNAMYKDISGEGLQPVLNDYLYV